From the genome of Candidatus Electrothrix communis, one region includes:
- the cphA gene encoding cyanophycin synthetase → MIEIKELRALQGPNRHTRHSAIFMVLDIKDYESQPSDKIEGFSTRLLELIPSLQEHGCSIGKPGGFVQRLEDGTWAGHIIEHIAIELQCLAGMEVGYGKTLNTAKKGMYIVVFRYLVESVGLQAAKKAVSLFEALAAGESFDISQVVFDLKVLREDDMLGPTTWSIVKEAKSRGIPFIRLNKDSYIQLGYGAHQKRIQASITSQTSAIAVEIADDKTSVKEQLKKSGIPVPKGRMVATEEEAIAVFNEIGVAVVVKPNIGNHGNGSTINITSQDQLKNAFQAAKAYCPDVIIEEYIHGFDFRLLVINGKLVAAARREPAHVIGDGISPIEDLIQKTNTDPRRGFGHEKVLTRIKIDNMTERLLTIRGLSPDSSPDKGKKVYLKTTANLSQGGTATDVTDEVNPEIRLMAERTARIIGMDCVGVDALARDISLPLDQSGIRVVEVNAAPGFRMHLDPTNGKARAVAKPLVDMLFPNGYAQVPVVAVTGTNGKTTTCKLLTHTLKYSGKNVGLACTTGIEIDGHPILTGDYSGPEGAGIVVREPTVDHIVLEVARGGIVRRGLGVDEVDVGVLLNIGKDHIGTDWIETQRDLSLAKSTVVEAVKKSGISVLNADDAVTMSVLDRACGNIILFSLHPDNPTLGEHIKEGGTVVTVDKRNVIIRNSELDIIICELEKIPITFGGIVDFNISNALAAVGALHGLHLPIEQIRNGIMTFHPSANQNPGRMNLFDFQKFKVLVDYGHNQESAQAMAKLLPRLSQGRKVALCHGTGSRTDEQIIKYGTALASVFDYIVLADLDPRNRPLGEAIELVRKGLIKGGFKEEHIEIAPDPKKAVDCLFAKAEIGDLLVVHPDELEPVLSQVMERYRQIVTLI, encoded by the coding sequence ATGATTGAGATAAAAGAGTTACGAGCATTACAAGGCCCCAATAGACATACTCGCCATTCGGCAATATTCATGGTTCTGGATATCAAAGACTACGAAAGTCAGCCTTCAGACAAGATAGAAGGCTTTTCGACTCGGCTATTGGAACTTATTCCAAGCCTTCAAGAGCATGGATGCTCCATTGGAAAACCTGGTGGCTTTGTCCAACGGCTTGAGGATGGAACCTGGGCCGGTCACATTATAGAGCATATCGCCATTGAGCTGCAATGTCTGGCCGGAATGGAGGTCGGCTATGGGAAGACCTTGAACACAGCGAAAAAGGGAATGTACATCGTAGTGTTCCGCTACCTCGTAGAATCCGTGGGGTTACAGGCGGCAAAGAAAGCGGTCTCCCTGTTCGAAGCTCTAGCGGCAGGAGAGAGCTTCGACATCAGCCAGGTTGTTTTCGATCTCAAGGTACTGCGCGAAGATGATATGCTGGGACCGACCACCTGGAGCATTGTTAAAGAAGCCAAGTCAAGAGGTATTCCTTTTATTCGTCTGAATAAAGATAGTTATATTCAGTTGGGGTACGGTGCCCATCAGAAAAGGATTCAGGCTTCCATAACAAGTCAAACTTCAGCCATTGCCGTGGAAATCGCCGATGACAAGACAAGTGTGAAGGAGCAGCTGAAAAAATCAGGGATTCCAGTTCCCAAGGGCCGAATGGTTGCAACGGAAGAAGAGGCAATAGCCGTATTCAATGAAATCGGAGTCGCTGTTGTTGTCAAGCCGAATATAGGAAATCATGGTAATGGTTCCACCATCAATATTACCAGTCAGGATCAATTAAAAAATGCTTTCCAAGCAGCTAAAGCCTACTGTCCTGATGTAATTATTGAAGAATATATTCATGGCTTTGATTTTCGCCTGTTGGTCATCAATGGCAAGTTAGTCGCCGCAGCCAGACGAGAACCTGCTCATGTTATCGGCGATGGAATATCCCCCATCGAAGATCTCATTCAGAAAACCAATACAGATCCCCGTCGAGGGTTTGGTCATGAAAAAGTGTTAACACGAATCAAAATCGATAACATGACGGAACGACTCTTAACCATCAGAGGACTTTCACCGGATTCTTCCCCGGATAAAGGAAAGAAAGTGTATCTGAAGACAACCGCTAATCTTAGCCAAGGAGGGACTGCCACCGACGTTACTGATGAGGTAAACCCCGAGATCCGTCTCATGGCTGAACGAACCGCTCGGATTATCGGTATGGATTGTGTTGGAGTAGACGCGCTAGCGCGTGACATATCGCTTCCCCTGGATCAATCCGGTATACGGGTGGTTGAAGTAAATGCAGCACCCGGCTTCCGGATGCACCTAGATCCGACAAACGGCAAAGCTCGTGCTGTTGCCAAACCGCTGGTGGATATGCTGTTCCCCAACGGGTACGCTCAGGTTCCTGTTGTGGCCGTAACCGGGACAAACGGAAAAACAACGACCTGTAAACTGCTTACACATACCTTGAAGTATTCGGGAAAAAATGTTGGCCTAGCCTGCACCACCGGTATTGAAATTGACGGGCACCCTATCTTGACCGGAGACTACAGCGGCCCTGAGGGAGCGGGCATTGTGGTCAGAGAACCGACGGTGGACCACATCGTCCTGGAAGTCGCCCGAGGGGGAATTGTTAGACGGGGTCTCGGGGTTGATGAAGTTGACGTGGGTGTCCTGCTCAATATAGGCAAGGACCATATCGGAACAGACTGGATCGAAACCCAGAGAGATCTGAGTCTGGCCAAGTCCACAGTCGTGGAAGCGGTCAAAAAATCAGGAATTTCAGTTCTCAACGCAGATGACGCCGTGACCATGAGCGTTTTGGATCGTGCCTGCGGCAATATCATTTTATTTTCTCTTCATCCTGATAATCCGACACTGGGAGAACATATAAAGGAAGGGGGAACTGTTGTCACAGTCGACAAACGCAATGTTATCATTCGAAACAGCGAACTGGATATCATTATCTGCGAGCTTGAAAAAATTCCTATCACCTTTGGAGGAATCGTTGATTTTAACATCTCCAATGCTCTCGCCGCTGTCGGGGCTCTGCATGGATTACATCTCCCTATAGAACAAATTCGCAATGGAATCATGACATTTCATCCTTCGGCCAACCAAAACCCAGGCCGAATGAATTTATTCGATTTTCAAAAATTCAAGGTTCTTGTCGACTATGGTCATAACCAGGAATCAGCTCAGGCCATGGCCAAGTTGTTGCCTCGACTCTCGCAGGGACGAAAAGTCGCCTTATGTCACGGAACAGGCAGCCGTACCGATGAACAAATCATTAAATACGGTACGGCCTTGGCCTCGGTCTTCGATTATATCGTTTTGGCTGATTTAGATCCCCGCAACCGGCCTCTAGGAGAGGCTATAGAACTAGTTCGCAAGGGACTGATCAAAGGAGGCTTCAAGGAAGAACATATCGAAATCGCTCCAGATCCTAAAAAGGCCGTGGATTGTCTTTTTGCAAAAGCTGAAATCGGAGACCTGCTGGTCGTTCATCCTGATGAACTCGAACCTGTTCTGAGTCAGGTTATGGAGCGATACCGGCAGATAGTGACGCTTATCTGA
- a CDS encoding RluA family pseudouridine synthase produces MSKTKADSSFLKLSDFIALNRSTHLQGCLRLPLQLSHLIPRSPQLHTEIALYLPLLRCTVCVALNPTYSPLLNNTTKMNPPPKKHQPRGLPILHEDKDIIVVVKPAGLLTVGTDREKSRTAHYLLNDYVRKGNPKSRKRVYVVHRLDKDTSGVLLFAKSEQTKKLLQENWANTEKHYLAIVHGQLMEKEGTISSYLVENKAQKVYSTRDPAQGKLSHTAYNVSKESTRFSLVDIHLLTGRKHQIRVHFAEKGHPVAGDRKYETKNVGAKRLALHARSISFTHPFTHKLMTFDTGIPDDFIRLFRQL; encoded by the coding sequence TTGAGTAAAACGAAAGCGGACAGCTCATTCCTTAAATTGTCTGATTTCATTGCACTCAACAGATCTACTCATCTTCAAGGCTGCCTGCGGCTCCCCCTGCAACTCTCTCACCTGATCCCCCGATCTCCCCAACTCCACACAGAAATTGCATTGTACCTGCCCCTGTTACGGTGTACAGTGTGCGTTGCACTCAATCCAACCTACTCTCCTCTCTTGAATAATACGACCAAAATGAACCCGCCACCCAAGAAGCATCAACCAAGAGGCCTGCCCATCCTACACGAGGACAAAGATATCATTGTGGTGGTAAAACCAGCTGGACTGCTGACCGTCGGCACTGATCGAGAAAAATCGAGAACGGCTCATTATCTCCTCAATGATTATGTCCGCAAGGGTAATCCCAAATCACGCAAGAGGGTCTACGTGGTTCATCGCCTTGATAAGGACACCTCCGGGGTACTTCTTTTTGCCAAAAGCGAACAGACCAAAAAACTCTTGCAGGAAAATTGGGCAAATACCGAAAAACACTACCTGGCTATTGTTCACGGTCAACTGATGGAGAAAGAGGGAACGATCTCCTCCTATCTGGTCGAGAATAAAGCCCAGAAGGTTTACTCGACTCGTGATCCTGCTCAGGGGAAGCTCTCACATACGGCCTACAACGTTTCAAAAGAGTCAACACGGTTCAGCTTGGTTGACATTCATCTTCTCACTGGCCGCAAGCACCAGATTCGCGTCCATTTTGCGGAAAAAGGCCATCCCGTCGCCGGAGACAGGAAATACGAGACCAAAAACGTCGGTGCAAAACGGCTCGCCCTCCATGCCCGCTCAATTTCTTTCACCCATCCCTTCACCCATAAGCTCATGACTTTTGATACGGGGATACCGGATGATTTCATCCGACTGTTCCGGCAGCTGTAG